In the genome of Vibrio sp. NTOU-M3, one region contains:
- a CDS encoding LysR substrate-binding domain-containing protein produces the protein MKIKLQQLNNFVMVVEEGGFRAASHRANRSQAALSTSIKELEKILGQSLFESGNKSKLTPFGEICLPKIVQFLNIYDALDNDLRAAAAGQQGRVRIASVPSVAAKLIPSVLGAFCEQFPNVEVSLIDDNAAGVEARLLSGEVDLALGNASQLDEGGIEFTPLLSDPIGVVCLKDNPIASHPEGVEWQTLLEQPFIRNGTCTLLDPTPARTLSEQALYSVENITSLFSVLELGIGVTTLPKLAFPTNETRLVWIPLIDPPLERQIGIFTLSDRTISPQAKAFHDLCIQYLNYNDDNA, from the coding sequence ATGAAGATCAAACTGCAACAATTAAACAATTTTGTGATGGTGGTCGAGGAAGGTGGTTTTCGAGCAGCCTCACATAGAGCAAACCGTTCACAAGCCGCACTATCAACGTCAATCAAAGAACTGGAAAAAATCCTTGGCCAATCCCTATTTGAATCAGGCAACAAATCCAAGCTCACGCCATTTGGTGAAATCTGTTTACCTAAGATTGTGCAGTTCCTAAATATTTACGATGCATTGGATAACGACCTAAGAGCAGCAGCAGCCGGGCAACAGGGCCGCGTACGTATCGCAAGTGTCCCTTCGGTTGCCGCCAAGCTCATTCCGAGCGTATTAGGCGCATTCTGTGAACAATTCCCAAACGTTGAGGTGAGTTTAATTGATGATAATGCTGCCGGCGTTGAAGCAAGATTGTTATCAGGAGAGGTAGATTTAGCACTAGGCAACGCTTCTCAACTAGATGAAGGGGGGATTGAGTTTACACCTTTACTCTCTGATCCCATTGGCGTGGTGTGTTTAAAAGATAACCCTATCGCGAGTCATCCAGAAGGGGTGGAATGGCAAACGTTACTTGAGCAACCTTTTATCCGAAATGGTACGTGCACCCTACTCGACCCTACTCCAGCACGCACCTTAAGTGAACAAGCTTTATACTCTGTCGAAAACATTACGTCCTTGTTCTCAGTGCTAGAACTAGGAATCGGCGTGACTACGTTACCAAAGTTGGCATTCCCAACGAATGAAACGCGCTTAGTTTGGATTCCACTCATCGACCCACCTTTAGAGCGACAAATTGGTATTTTCACCTTATCCGACCGAACAATTTCCCCACAGGCTAAGGCCTTTCACGACCTGTGTATACAATACTTAAACTATAATGACGATAATGCTTAA
- a CDS encoding RidA family protein, whose translation MNSSTKKYPVKTALFASKAPLEWAIVNNGTLYTAQIPIDDTGAVVEGGIEAQTRQTFNNLVHTLECAGESLDSVLQVLIYVTDREYLKTVNQVYAEYFDAPYPNRAAMVVAGLAREEMLVEFVVYASASQSE comes from the coding sequence GTGAACAGTTCTACAAAAAAATACCCAGTAAAAACGGCATTATTTGCCTCTAAAGCGCCGCTGGAATGGGCAATCGTCAACAATGGCACTTTATACACTGCGCAAATCCCGATTGATGATACTGGTGCTGTCGTGGAAGGCGGTATCGAAGCGCAAACTCGTCAAACCTTTAATAATCTCGTTCACACGTTGGAGTGTGCAGGAGAGTCTTTAGACTCTGTTCTGCAAGTGCTGATTTATGTGACGGATCGTGAGTACTTAAAAACGGTTAACCAAGTCTACGCTGAGTATTTTGACGCGCCTTACCCTAATCGCGCAGCCATGGTTGTGGCAGGGCTAGCCCGTGAAGAGATGCTGGTGGAGTTTGTGGTGTACGCATCTGCAAGTCAGTCGGAGTAG
- a CDS encoding aldehyde dehydrogenase family protein encodes MTFINSVQAERSLYIAGEWQSGVNTVANINPSDIGENLGDFAQASEGQVEQAIQAAKAAQPEWENTPIERKQAVLQAIGDELIARCDELGTLLSREEGKPFAEGRGEIYRAGQFFQYFAAEVLRQIGDNAASVRPGVSVEVTREAVGVIAIISPWNFPTATAAWKIAPALAFGNSVIWKPANLTPASAVALTEIIHRQGLPAGTFNLVLGSGSQVGNTLINSKDVNGVSFTGSVDTGRKVAAATAPNFVRCQLEMGSKNALVVADDADIQIAVEATIAGSFSGAGQKCTASSRLVVMDGIHDAYVEALIKRMSELKVGHALEEGVFMGPVVDGNQLNANFEWIEKARQSGAELAFGGERLNLEHDGFYMSPTLFLNTQNSWEVNQEEVFAPMASVIRVSDLDEAIAVANDTRFGLTGGIITQSLRNSAIFKQQAQTGCVMVNLPTAGTDYHVPFGGRKESSFGPREQGQYAKEFYTVVKTAYQRPY; translated from the coding sequence ATGACTTTTATTAATAGTGTTCAAGCAGAGAGATCTCTTTACATTGCAGGTGAATGGCAATCAGGCGTCAACACGGTTGCGAATATTAACCCTTCAGACATCGGTGAAAATTTAGGTGATTTTGCTCAGGCGAGTGAGGGACAAGTAGAACAAGCGATTCAAGCTGCAAAAGCCGCACAACCAGAGTGGGAAAACACGCCGATTGAACGCAAACAAGCGGTGTTGCAGGCGATTGGTGATGAGCTAATCGCACGCTGCGATGAGCTTGGCACGCTGCTTTCACGTGAAGAAGGTAAGCCATTTGCTGAAGGTCGTGGTGAGATCTACCGCGCAGGTCAATTCTTCCAATACTTTGCAGCTGAAGTGCTGCGCCAAATTGGCGATAACGCGGCTTCTGTCCGTCCAGGCGTCTCCGTTGAGGTAACTCGCGAAGCAGTTGGCGTTATCGCCATTATCTCTCCTTGGAATTTCCCAACTGCTACTGCCGCGTGGAAAATCGCGCCAGCGCTTGCTTTCGGCAATAGCGTCATTTGGAAACCTGCAAACCTAACGCCAGCAAGTGCCGTTGCACTGACAGAGATTATCCATCGTCAAGGCTTACCTGCAGGCACATTCAACCTTGTTCTGGGCAGTGGCTCCCAAGTGGGTAACACGCTTATCAACTCGAAAGACGTAAATGGCGTGAGCTTTACTGGCTCTGTGGATACCGGACGCAAAGTCGCGGCAGCAACAGCACCGAATTTTGTTCGCTGCCAGTTAGAAATGGGCAGCAAAAACGCACTAGTGGTTGCCGATGATGCTGACATTCAAATCGCCGTTGAAGCGACCATTGCAGGATCTTTCTCTGGCGCAGGTCAGAAGTGTACCGCGTCTTCTCGCTTAGTCGTCATGGATGGAATTCACGATGCGTACGTAGAAGCACTGATCAAACGAATGAGCGAGCTTAAAGTCGGTCACGCTTTAGAAGAAGGCGTTTTCATGGGACCTGTTGTGGATGGAAACCAATTGAATGCCAACTTTGAATGGATTGAGAAAGCACGTCAAAGTGGTGCGGAATTAGCATTCGGAGGCGAGCGCTTGAACTTAGAACATGACGGTTTCTACATGTCGCCAACCCTTTTCCTCAATACGCAAAACAGTTGGGAAGTGAACCAAGAAGAAGTGTTTGCGCCAATGGCAAGCGTGATTCGAGTTTCTGACTTGGACGAAGCCATTGCTGTCGCGAATGATACTCGCTTTGGCTTAACGGGCGGCATCATTACGCAAAGCCTCCGTAACAGCGCCATCTTCAAACAGCAAGCTCAAACTGGCTGTGTCATGGTCAACCTACCAACCGCAGGAACGGATTATCACGTGCCGTTTGGTGGTCGTAAAGAGTCGAGCTTTGGTCCGCGCGAGCAAGGTCAATACGCAAAAGAATTCTACACCGTGGTGAAAACCGCTTATCAACGTCCTTACTAA
- a CDS encoding membrane dipeptidase: MYQQRIVIDGLQYCNWDREYFQTLKASGITAVHATIVYHENARETLTRFAEWNLRFEQNADLIMPIYSMADVEKAKAEGKVGVFFGAQNCSPIDDEIGLIEVMRRQGLLIMQLTYNNQSLLATGCYEQNDSGVTRFGKQAIEEMNRVGMIIDMSHSAERSTLEAIDLSSRPICISHANPTFAHDALRNKSNNVIKALTERGGLIGFSLYPFHLPNGSHCTLEDFCQMVAKTADQFGVDHLGIGSDLCLNQPQQVLEWMRNGRWSKAMDYGEGSASNAGWPDALPWFSGSKGMENIYNGLMRHGFSESEAGKILGENWFNFLKEGLEAN, from the coding sequence ATGTACCAACAACGGATTGTGATTGATGGATTGCAGTACTGCAATTGGGATCGAGAATACTTCCAAACGCTGAAGGCGAGCGGTATTACGGCTGTGCATGCGACGATTGTTTATCATGAGAATGCACGAGAGACCTTAACTCGCTTTGCCGAATGGAACCTGAGATTCGAACAAAATGCAGATCTGATTATGCCTATTTACTCGATGGCTGACGTCGAGAAAGCAAAAGCAGAGGGAAAGGTTGGTGTCTTCTTTGGCGCGCAGAATTGCTCCCCAATTGATGATGAAATCGGCTTAATAGAAGTCATGCGTCGCCAAGGTTTGTTGATTATGCAACTGACATACAACAACCAAAGCTTGCTGGCAACAGGGTGCTATGAGCAGAACGACTCAGGTGTCACACGTTTTGGTAAACAAGCTATCGAAGAGATGAACCGTGTCGGGATGATTATCGACATGTCCCACAGCGCTGAGCGCTCAACGTTGGAAGCGATTGACCTTTCTTCACGTCCCATTTGCATTAGTCACGCGAACCCAACCTTTGCTCATGATGCTCTGCGCAACAAATCGAACAACGTCATTAAAGCGCTCACCGAACGTGGCGGCTTAATTGGCTTTAGTCTTTATCCATTCCATCTTCCAAACGGAAGCCATTGCACGCTAGAAGATTTCTGCCAAATGGTCGCGAAAACTGCCGATCAGTTCGGTGTGGATCATTTAGGCATCGGCAGTGATCTTTGTTTAAACCAACCACAGCAAGTGCTTGAGTGGATGCGCAACGGTCGTTGGTCCAAAGCAATGGACTATGGTGAAGGCTCCGCTAGTAATGCGGGGTGGCCTGATGCTTTGCCTTGGTTTAGTGGCAGTAAAGGGATGGAGAACATTTACAACGGCTTAATGCGTCATGGATTCAGTGAATCCGAGGCAGGAAAAATCCTGGGTGAGAACTGGTTTAACTTCCTTAAAGAAGGGCTGGAGGCAAACTAA
- a CDS encoding BCCT family transporter — protein sequence MSDLTNSMKASAMSSSSEKQQAKHSDTLATENSPDKLGLSNPALWYSGGFIALFVAIALYDGDLLSTLVNSGFAWSVKVFGPYWQILLLLTFLIGLGLAAGRTGKVILGGTAKPEMNGFRWMAIIFCTLLAGGGVFWAAAEPIAHYVSPPPLYGPQDNPQQGAINALSQSFMHWGFLAWAIVGSLTSIVVMHLHYDKGLPLKPRILLYPMLGERALKGQTGALIDACCIIAVAAGTIGPIGFLGLQVSYALNALFDIPDGFTTQLIIILFAIVLYTVSALSGLNRGMQMLSRYNVILALALMVYILLFGPTDFIFNGYIQGVGTMLDNFIPMATYRGDEGWLSWWTVFFWGWFLGYGPMMAIFIARISRGRSIRQIITTISIVAPLTTCFWFTIVGGSGLAFEIANPGSVSAAFEGFNLPGALLAVTQQLPLPMLVSILFLILTTIFIVTTGDSMTYTISVVISGETEPNAIIRTFWGVAMGVTALILISLGSGGVSALQSFIVITAVPVSLILLPSLWNAPQIAIKMAKEQGL from the coding sequence ATGTCTGATCTAACCAATAGCATGAAAGCTTCAGCGATGAGTTCGTCATCAGAGAAGCAGCAAGCAAAACACAGCGACACTTTAGCAACAGAAAATTCACCGGATAAGTTAGGGTTGAGTAACCCTGCACTTTGGTATAGCGGTGGTTTCATCGCCTTATTCGTAGCTATCGCGCTTTACGATGGTGACCTGTTATCAACCCTTGTTAACTCAGGGTTTGCCTGGTCAGTAAAAGTATTTGGTCCATATTGGCAGATACTGCTTCTTCTCACCTTTCTTATTGGTCTTGGTTTGGCGGCAGGGCGAACAGGTAAGGTGATTTTAGGCGGAACCGCAAAGCCAGAAATGAATGGTTTCCGTTGGATGGCAATCATCTTCTGTACGCTTTTAGCTGGCGGCGGCGTATTTTGGGCGGCGGCAGAGCCTATCGCGCACTACGTGAGTCCTCCTCCTTTGTATGGTCCGCAAGACAATCCTCAGCAAGGTGCCATTAACGCGTTGTCACAGTCGTTTATGCACTGGGGTTTTCTAGCGTGGGCTATTGTTGGCAGCTTAACGTCTATCGTGGTCATGCATTTACATTACGATAAAGGGCTGCCGTTAAAACCTCGCATCTTGCTTTATCCAATGCTGGGTGAGCGAGCGCTAAAAGGTCAAACGGGTGCGCTGATTGACGCATGTTGCATCATCGCTGTAGCGGCAGGAACCATTGGGCCGATTGGGTTCCTAGGTTTACAGGTTAGCTACGCGTTAAATGCACTGTTTGATATCCCAGATGGCTTTACCACACAGTTGATCATCATCTTATTTGCGATTGTGTTGTACACCGTATCAGCTCTAAGTGGCTTAAACCGCGGCATGCAAATGCTGAGTCGCTATAACGTGATCCTCGCACTTGCGCTGATGGTTTACATTCTGCTGTTTGGCCCAACAGATTTCATCTTCAATGGTTATATTCAAGGCGTGGGTACCATGCTGGATAACTTCATCCCAATGGCAACCTACCGCGGCGATGAAGGCTGGTTGAGTTGGTGGACAGTATTCTTCTGGGGCTGGTTCTTGGGCTATGGACCGATGATGGCAATCTTTATTGCCCGCATTTCTCGTGGCCGTAGTATTCGACAGATCATTACCACGATCAGCATTGTTGCACCGCTTACAACCTGCTTCTGGTTCACCATTGTTGGTGGCTCAGGTCTCGCGTTTGAAATCGCTAACCCGGGTAGTGTGAGTGCCGCATTTGAAGGCTTCAATTTACCCGGAGCACTTCTCGCTGTGACACAACAATTACCGTTACCAATGTTGGTGTCCATTTTATTCCTGATCCTAACCACTATCTTCATCGTTACTACAGGCGACTCGATGACCTACACCATTAGTGTCGTGATCAGTGGCGAGACAGAACCTAATGCCATTATTCGCACCTTCTGGGGTGTAGCGATGGGTGTAACAGCATTAATTCTAATTTCGCTTGGGTCTGGTGGTGTTTCAGCCTTGCAGTCCTTCATTGTGATAACCGCAGTTCCAGTGTCCCTGATCTTGTTACCGTCACTTTGGAATGCGCCGCAAATTGCCATCAAGATGGCCAAAGAACAAGGGCTATAA
- a CDS encoding DUF3726 domain-containing protein, whose protein sequence is MIVSHNELVAAVNKAFLGMRRHCGEADVIANMVADLQMVGLHGVRHFNNASLFLNLDSDCAVTITGNTDSAIEVELHNGSIACHLPAVLDFALEKMVNSKSVTITLKQCHNRWLAFSELVRLSAKGIACRAQWVNGTSPKRTLYVLNRGRIAPEVFFSDQLKSHDTDFHKMTIELSVNDYDIEATSQGYAIHIEGDELSQAQRTSWQEGIFVEDSEWNALKQTATVFLVENSERSIQGAGELA, encoded by the coding sequence ATGATCGTCTCTCACAATGAACTGGTTGCAGCGGTAAACAAAGCGTTTTTGGGTATGCGTCGTCACTGTGGTGAAGCTGATGTGATCGCCAATATGGTTGCGGATCTGCAAATGGTGGGTTTGCACGGTGTGCGTCATTTCAACAATGCTAGTCTGTTTCTCAATTTGGACTCTGACTGCGCAGTAACCATCACTGGCAACACGGATTCGGCTATTGAAGTAGAACTGCATAATGGCAGTATCGCATGTCATTTGCCTGCGGTATTGGATTTTGCATTGGAGAAAATGGTCAATAGTAAATCTGTCACCATCACGCTGAAGCAATGCCACAACCGTTGGTTAGCGTTTAGTGAATTAGTTAGACTCTCGGCCAAAGGAATAGCGTGTCGTGCACAATGGGTAAATGGAACCAGTCCTAAACGTACTTTGTATGTGCTAAACCGTGGCCGTATTGCACCAGAGGTGTTCTTTTCTGATCAACTAAAAAGCCACGACACAGATTTCCACAAAATGACGATTGAACTGTCCGTCAATGATTACGATATTGAAGCGACTTCTCAGGGTTACGCAATTCACATTGAAGGAGACGAACTGAGTCAAGCGCAAAGAACGTCGTGGCAAGAAGGTATTTTCGTTGAAGATTCTGAGTGGAATGCTTTGAAGCAAACTGCGACTGTATTCCTTGTTGAAAACAGTGAGCGTTCAATTCAAGGGGCAGGCGAGTTGGCTTGA
- a CDS encoding alkyl/aryl-sulfatase produces MKTRFVPSVLSLAIIVSFNAVANDYASIDTYEGKPASTHTKQANAAVARILPWEDTSAFQRTARGLIAEFGTHEAGELKNRFEYMTDMSVEDLPATVNPSIWRQGMLNYAAGGLYEVADGVYQIRGADLSNMTIYRTDNGYVIHDPLLSRQAAAASWEFAKQHLPAINVEHKITGMIYSHMHADHFGGSRGIYESGDFAKDAPILAPKDFIKELADENVIAGTAMGRRANYQYGTTLDNNTKGIVDNALGLGTSRGEVTLVAPTEEIQSREKMFEIDGLKFHAINMPGAEAPAEIVLYVPEYRSLNTAELTYDGMHNIYTFRGAKVRDALVWTKYLTELKMRFVDSGLVDNIHAAHSAPVWNDAGTEINEISQYMTLQRDNYGFIHNQAMRLANHGVTIHDVGREIEKIVPQSQIDTWHTNGYHGSYSHNARAVVNLYLGYHDMNPVNTNPLQTTEKSCVYVNAAGTDTLYNAGMEHFNKGEYQEASQLFNDLVQCAPSNIKYRFALADSFEQQGYQSETMAWRNSYLQGAVELRTGDIQPSIKLASADVIANTPTGMFLDFIAVSLNAPKAEAAQLDFNFGVYHPDLNEHYYGEVSNANMANIQVDTLPKVDFELVINKTDFTKVVLGETTLEALFESGRASVKGNISLLDKLADTLDEFDGLFDILPMPNK; encoded by the coding sequence ATGAAAACTCGTTTTGTTCCTTCTGTTTTGTCACTTGCAATCATTGTGTCCTTTAATGCCGTTGCGAACGATTACGCATCCATTGACACTTATGAAGGAAAACCCGCCTCTACACATACAAAACAAGCGAATGCCGCAGTGGCACGCATACTGCCATGGGAGGATACTTCTGCATTCCAACGTACTGCGCGTGGCCTCATTGCCGAGTTTGGTACCCACGAAGCCGGAGAGCTTAAAAACCGATTTGAATACATGACGGACATGTCTGTCGAAGACTTGCCAGCTACAGTGAACCCATCTATCTGGCGTCAAGGCATGTTGAATTATGCCGCCGGTGGTTTATATGAAGTGGCCGATGGTGTTTACCAAATTCGTGGCGCGGATCTCTCAAACATGACAATCTATCGCACTGACAATGGCTACGTGATTCATGATCCATTATTGTCTCGTCAAGCTGCAGCCGCATCTTGGGAGTTTGCCAAACAACATTTACCCGCGATCAACGTTGAACACAAAATTACAGGCATGATCTACTCCCACATGCATGCAGACCACTTTGGAGGCTCTCGCGGGATATATGAATCTGGTGATTTTGCTAAAGATGCCCCCATTCTCGCACCAAAAGACTTCATTAAAGAGCTCGCTGATGAAAACGTGATCGCTGGTACCGCAATGGGCCGCCGCGCCAATTATCAATATGGAACAACATTGGATAACAACACCAAAGGTATCGTAGATAATGCTCTTGGACTTGGGACATCTCGTGGTGAAGTAACATTAGTTGCACCAACAGAAGAGATTCAAAGCCGCGAGAAAATGTTTGAAATCGACGGTCTCAAATTCCACGCGATTAACATGCCGGGGGCAGAAGCACCCGCTGAGATTGTGCTCTACGTACCTGAATACCGTTCACTCAATACTGCTGAGTTGACCTACGATGGCATGCACAACATCTATACCTTCCGTGGTGCAAAAGTACGTGATGCTCTCGTGTGGACGAAATATCTTACCGAATTGAAAATGCGCTTTGTCGATAGCGGACTCGTTGACAACATTCACGCGGCCCATTCAGCCCCGGTTTGGAACGATGCTGGCACTGAGATCAACGAGATTTCCCAATACATGACGTTACAACGAGACAACTATGGCTTTATTCATAACCAAGCGATGCGCTTAGCCAATCATGGCGTAACCATCCACGATGTTGGGCGCGAGATTGAGAAAATTGTACCACAATCTCAAATCGATACGTGGCATACCAATGGCTACCACGGTTCATACAGTCACAATGCCCGCGCAGTCGTAAATCTGTACCTGGGTTATCATGATATGAATCCGGTTAATACTAACCCGCTTCAAACCACTGAAAAATCATGCGTTTATGTCAACGCCGCAGGAACAGATACATTGTACAACGCAGGTATGGAGCATTTTAATAAGGGCGAATATCAAGAGGCATCACAACTGTTTAATGACTTAGTGCAATGTGCACCTAGCAATATCAAATACCGTTTTGCTTTGGCTGACAGTTTTGAGCAACAAGGTTATCAATCCGAAACAATGGCATGGCGCAATAGCTATTTACAAGGGGCTGTCGAGCTACGTACCGGTGACATTCAGCCATCCATCAAACTGGCTTCAGCCGATGTGATCGCGAATACACCAACAGGCATGTTCTTGGATTTTATCGCTGTTAGCTTAAATGCGCCAAAAGCAGAAGCTGCACAACTTGATTTTAACTTTGGTGTCTACCACCCAGATTTGAACGAGCATTACTATGGTGAAGTATCGAACGCGAACATGGCGAATATCCAAGTGGATACGCTGCCAAAGGTTGATTTTGAGTTAGTCATTAACAAAACGGACTTCACTAAAGTTGTGCTTGGTGAAACAACCTTGGAAGCGTTGTTTGAGTCTGGTCGCGCCAGTGTAAAAGGCAACATATCACTGCTGGATAAACTGGCTGACACATTGGATGAGTTTGACGGATTGTTCGACATTCTCCCGATGCCAAATAAATAA
- a CDS encoding LysR family transcriptional regulator codes for MLNNLDLNLLKVFVAVYRHQSITLAAEQLGLTQPGVSGLLKRLQQQVGSQLFVRAGRGIAPTQHAQELVRHVEPALVQISNALESLQGFSTEYPRKFVVYTSEPVMLMLLPKIEADTSLGNVTIELQPTLANEEMLIQGLNQHQADLAVEFASYSNPSFFTESLFEDEICVIARKGHPRVTKRLSQEQYYKEKHITLKLRREDAYLVDYFTKERIEERDVAAECTSLLSQMSMVSTSDCVATMTASIAKLFADKLDIQVMDVPFTTIPIRYLLMAHNRERKSPSNVWLRNKIKSYFETD; via the coding sequence GTGCTCAACAATTTAGATTTAAATCTACTCAAAGTCTTTGTCGCTGTGTATCGACATCAGTCAATCACACTTGCAGCAGAACAGTTGGGACTAACTCAGCCAGGCGTCAGTGGGTTACTTAAGCGCCTGCAACAACAAGTAGGTAGCCAATTGTTTGTGCGGGCAGGGCGGGGAATTGCACCAACTCAACATGCACAGGAGCTCGTTCGCCACGTGGAACCCGCTTTAGTTCAGATCAGCAATGCATTGGAAAGTCTTCAAGGTTTTTCAACTGAGTACCCAAGAAAGTTTGTGGTGTATACCTCTGAGCCCGTGATGTTGATGCTTTTGCCGAAAATAGAGGCAGATACGAGCCTAGGTAATGTCACGATTGAGTTACAGCCGACCCTCGCCAATGAAGAGATGCTGATCCAAGGCCTTAACCAACATCAAGCTGATCTGGCGGTCGAATTTGCCAGTTATTCAAACCCTTCGTTTTTTACTGAATCACTGTTTGAAGATGAGATTTGTGTGATTGCCCGAAAAGGCCATCCTAGAGTGACTAAGAGGCTATCTCAAGAGCAGTACTACAAAGAAAAGCACATTACGTTAAAGTTACGCAGAGAAGATGCTTACCTCGTTGATTACTTTACAAAAGAGCGTATTGAAGAGCGTGATGTAGCTGCTGAATGTACGTCGTTGCTGTCACAAATGTCGATGGTTTCAACCAGTGATTGTGTTGCGACAATGACCGCGAGCATCGCCAAGTTGTTTGCTGATAAATTGGATATCCAAGTTATGGATGTGCCATTTACCACCATTCCTATTCGCTACCTCTTAATGGCTCATAATCGAGAGCGTAAAAGCCCATCGAATGTTTGGTTAAGAAATAAGATCAAATCTTATTTTGAAACTGATTAG
- the cfa gene encoding cyclopropane fatty acyl phospholipid synthase: MSKLENMFKEVLASAGITINGSNPWDIQIYNPQVYSMVMSSGSLGLGEAYMAKMWDCSRLDQFFERILAYDIEGELGLSQKLKFVSSAAKEKIKTLVNPQSIERCKFDVPHHYDIGNRLYRKMLDSRMTYTCGYWNRACSLDEAQEHKLDLICRKLDLKPGMRILDIGCGWGSFMIYASTKYGVICDGLTLSQEQKKLGIKLAIAHDVLPNFIIKDYREFKPAYKYDRVVSIGMVEHVGPQNYSEYFECADRFLKDNGIFLLHTIGSPKSTYASDPWISKYIFPNGVIPSMKQLSEAIENLFNIEDVHNFGEDYDKTLVHWFANFQKSWDQLRRDYNEEFYRMWKYYLLSCAGAFRSRDLSVWQLVLTKIGRPQPMTVRSM, encoded by the coding sequence ATGAGCAAGCTAGAAAACATGTTCAAAGAGGTACTCGCCTCTGCAGGTATCACCATTAACGGCTCTAATCCCTGGGATATACAAATCTACAACCCTCAGGTCTATAGCATGGTTATGTCATCAGGCTCACTTGGTTTAGGTGAAGCATATATGGCTAAGATGTGGGATTGTTCTCGCCTAGATCAATTCTTTGAGCGAATTCTGGCGTACGACATTGAAGGCGAACTAGGGCTTTCACAAAAACTAAAATTCGTATCGTCGGCTGCGAAAGAAAAAATAAAAACACTGGTGAACCCTCAAAGCATTGAACGATGCAAATTTGATGTCCCCCACCACTACGATATAGGTAACCGGCTATACCGCAAGATGCTTGATAGCCGAATGACTTATACGTGTGGATACTGGAATCGTGCTTGCTCTTTGGATGAAGCACAAGAGCACAAGCTCGATCTAATTTGTCGTAAACTCGACCTTAAACCAGGTATGCGCATATTAGATATTGGTTGTGGTTGGGGAAGCTTTATGATCTACGCATCTACAAAATACGGTGTTATATGTGATGGGTTAACGTTGTCTCAAGAACAGAAAAAACTCGGAATTAAACTCGCCATCGCACATGACGTACTACCCAATTTCATCATCAAAGACTACCGAGAATTTAAGCCTGCATACAAATATGATCGCGTTGTTTCGATTGGTATGGTTGAACACGTAGGCCCCCAAAACTACTCAGAATATTTTGAGTGTGCAGACCGCTTTCTAAAAGACAATGGCATCTTTCTGCTACACACAATAGGCTCTCCAAAGAGTACCTATGCCTCCGATCCATGGATCTCTAAATATATTTTCCCAAATGGTGTGATCCCTTCAATGAAACAGTTATCAGAAGCTATAGAGAACTTATTTAACATTGAAGATGTACATAACTTTGGCGAAGACTATGACAAAACTTTAGTGCACTGGTTTGCAAACTTTCAAAAGTCGTGGGATCAATTAAGAAGAGATTACAACGAAGAGTTTTACCGAATGTGGAAGTACTACTTACTCAGCTGCGCTGGCGCTTTTCGCTCAAGGGATCTTAGTGTATGGCAATTGGTTTTGACTAAAATCGGTCGTCCACAACCAATGACCGTTCGTTCAATGTAA
- the cydX gene encoding cytochrome bd-I oxidase subunit CydX: MWYICWVLGLLLACSLGVIGGLITEQI; encoded by the coding sequence ATGTGGTACATCTGTTGGGTACTCGGCTTATTGCTCGCTTGTTCTTTAGGTGTAATTGGAGGCCTTATAACTGAACAAATCTAG